In Thermorudis peleae, a genomic segment contains:
- a CDS encoding ComEC/Rec2 family competence protein, translating into MLGAAAATAFLAGVVAADLHLLIPCALVLVCCVMLLHRRWPIQPVLSVLLLLGAFGSGVLCALHGRPWLPHDATLQQSRFFEGIVVSVPRTYPTMTQAELHLTKPVTTTVTALFDPTFEIEEGMQLSMQGNVRRAMRPIATGRQTVFVLDVQSARVTGSMANTPQRWRAMVQRTLRDRVFSAVPEPAGSLTLGVLTGDDALMPPQTRATFRRAGLSHITAVSGWNLSVLAGVLEAGAGRWLGRRSLGALTLGVVWMYAYLVGMEPSVLRAAMLTTLSMVGLLLGRLRAPLLLVLWATAVLLLWNPLLRFQPGFQLSVIATIALISIQGRVKQYPRWLQVFLVACGVQAAVIPATLYWFGELSLIGPLANALVEPIVPVVMAGGVLTVLAASVHSALGQFVGILPWLAGSLVTAVADGCTWLPGANMLMPAPSAVPVVLFYGVGLAILMWDQFFRIRATPCPS; encoded by the coding sequence ATGCTTGGAGCGGCAGCTGCCACCGCTTTTTTAGCCGGAGTTGTAGCTGCTGATCTGCATCTGCTCATCCCCTGTGCCCTTGTCCTCGTCTGTTGCGTGATGCTCCTGCATCGCCGGTGGCCGATTCAGCCTGTCCTCAGTGTCCTTCTGCTCCTTGGAGCGTTTGGTAGTGGAGTATTGTGTGCGTTGCATGGCCGCCCGTGGTTACCGCACGACGCAACATTGCAACAGTCGCGCTTCTTTGAAGGCATTGTTGTCTCGGTGCCCCGTACGTATCCCACGATGACCCAAGCCGAGTTGCACCTTACCAAGCCAGTGACCACAACAGTCACTGCGCTCTTTGATCCGACGTTCGAGATCGAGGAGGGGATGCAGCTCAGCATGCAAGGAAACGTCCGGCGTGCGATGCGACCGATTGCAACTGGCCGGCAGACGGTCTTTGTCCTTGACGTACAGTCAGCTCGGGTAACGGGGAGTATGGCGAATACACCACAACGGTGGCGCGCGATGGTGCAGCGTACGCTTCGCGATCGTGTCTTCTCGGCGGTTCCCGAGCCAGCCGGATCTCTGACGCTCGGTGTCCTTACCGGTGATGATGCGCTGATGCCACCGCAGACACGCGCGACGTTTCGACGGGCTGGGCTAAGCCACATCACTGCCGTGAGTGGCTGGAACTTAAGCGTGCTGGCTGGTGTCCTGGAAGCGGGAGCCGGAAGATGGCTTGGACGCCGTTCTCTCGGGGCCCTCACTCTTGGCGTGGTCTGGATGTATGCCTATCTCGTGGGAATGGAGCCGTCAGTGCTCCGAGCTGCCATGCTGACGACGCTGTCAATGGTTGGGCTGTTGCTCGGTCGCCTGCGTGCGCCGCTCCTGCTTGTGCTTTGGGCCACGGCTGTTCTCCTGCTTTGGAACCCACTCCTGCGTTTCCAACCAGGCTTTCAACTTTCCGTTATTGCCACCATTGCGTTGATTAGCATCCAGGGGCGTGTGAAGCAGTATCCGCGCTGGCTCCAGGTCTTTCTGGTCGCATGTGGTGTGCAGGCTGCCGTTATCCCAGCGACGCTCTATTGGTTTGGGGAACTCTCGCTGATTGGCCCGCTTGCGAACGCGCTCGTTGAGCCGATTGTGCCCGTGGTCATGGCAGGCGGGGTGCTGACGGTGCTGGCTGCCTCCGTGCACAGTGCACTGGGCCAATTCGTGGGCATTCTCCCGTGGCTTGCTGGGAGCTTGGTGACTGCTGTGGCTGATGGCTGTACGTGGCTTCCTGGTGCGAACATGCTCATGCCAGCACCGTCTGCTGTCCCCGTTGTCTTGTTCTATGGTGTCGGACTTGCGATCCTCATGTGGGATCAGTTCTTTCGCATCAGGGCTACTCCTTGTCCTTCTTGA
- the tuf gene encoding elongation factor Tu: MGKPRFERTKPHVNVGTIGHVDHGKTTLTAAITKVLSFKGWANYTPYDRIDKAPEERARGITIAISHVEYETAKRHYAHVDCPGHADYIKNMITGAAQMDGAILVVSAPDGPMPQTREHILLARQVEVPAIVVFLNKVDMLDDPELLELVELEVRELLSQYGFPGESVPVVRGSALKALESSATDPEAPEYAPIWELLRVVDEYIPTPVRPVDQPFLMPIEDVFGIKGRGTVVTGRIERGRIRPGESVEIVGLGPTRQTVVTSIEMFQKVLDEGVAGDNVGCLLRGIERDEVARGMVLAAPGSITPHTQFRAEVYVLSKEEGGRHTPFFSGYRPQFYIRTTDVTGEVTLPAGVEMVMPGDNVNLTVTLDKPVALEAGSRFAIREGGRTVGAGVVTEILK, translated from the coding sequence ATGGGGAAGCCGCGGTTTGAGCGGACGAAGCCGCACGTGAACGTTGGGACGATTGGGCATGTAGACCATGGGAAGACGACGTTGACGGCGGCGATCACGAAGGTATTGAGCTTCAAGGGGTGGGCGAACTACACGCCGTACGATCGGATTGACAAGGCGCCGGAGGAGCGGGCGCGGGGGATTACGATTGCGATCAGCCACGTCGAGTATGAGACGGCCAAGCGGCACTATGCGCACGTGGACTGTCCGGGGCATGCGGACTACATCAAGAACATGATCACGGGCGCGGCGCAGATGGACGGGGCGATTTTGGTGGTGAGTGCGCCGGACGGGCCGATGCCGCAGACGCGGGAGCACATCTTGCTGGCGCGGCAGGTAGAGGTGCCGGCGATTGTGGTGTTTTTGAACAAGGTGGACATGCTGGACGACCCGGAGCTGCTGGAGCTGGTGGAGCTGGAGGTGCGGGAGCTGTTGAGCCAGTATGGGTTTCCGGGGGAGAGCGTGCCGGTGGTGCGGGGGTCGGCGCTGAAGGCGCTGGAGTCGAGTGCGACGGATCCGGAGGCGCCGGAGTATGCGCCGATCTGGGAGCTGTTGCGGGTGGTGGATGAGTACATTCCGACGCCGGTGCGGCCGGTGGACCAGCCGTTCCTGATGCCGATCGAGGACGTGTTTGGGATCAAAGGGCGGGGGACGGTGGTGACGGGGCGGATTGAGCGTGGGCGGATCCGGCCGGGGGAGAGCGTGGAGATTGTGGGGCTGGGGCCGACGCGGCAGACGGTGGTGACGTCGATTGAGATGTTCCAGAAGGTGCTGGACGAGGGGGTTGCGGGGGACAACGTGGGGTGCTTGCTGCGGGGGATTGAGCGGGACGAGGTTGCGCGGGGGATGGTGCTGGCGGCGCCGGGGTCGATCACGCCGCACACGCAGTTTCGGGCGGAGGTGTACGTGTTGTCGAAGGAGGAGGGGGGGCGGCACACGCCGTTCTTCAGTGGGTATCGGCCGCAGTTTTACATTCGGACGACGGATGTGACGGGGGAAGTGACGCTGCCGGCTGGGGTAGAGATGGTGATGCCGGGGGACAACGTGAATCTGACGGTGACGTTGGACAAGCCGGTGGCGTTGGAGGCGGGGTCGCGGTTTGCGATTCGGGAAGGTGGGCGCACGGTCGGAGCCGGCGTCGTCACCGAAATCCTGAAGTAA
- the rpmG gene encoding 50S ribosomal protein L33: MAKKGKADRIVITLECTECHERNYVTEKNRRNDPGRLELRKYCPRCRKHQVHRETR, translated from the coding sequence ATGGCGAAGAAAGGAAAGGCTGACCGGATCGTCATCACGCTTGAGTGCACTGAGTGCCACGAGCGAAACTATGTCACGGAGAAGAATCGGCGTAACGATCCGGGGCGGCTAGAGTTGCGAAAATATTGCCCACGGTGCCGCAAGCACCAGGTGCATCGCGAAACACGCTAA
- a CDS encoding GmrSD restriction endonuclease domain-containing protein — MADILFKKVDYTLKKLLEDIAMGEIGLPDIQRPFVWNMSKVRDLFDSMYRGYPIGYLLFWENGYPGEHRVIGVDRKQKVPRLLIVDGQQRLTSLYAVIKAVPVVDENFRRARIRIAFNPLEEKFEVTNVAIERDVTWIADISELWKPATSTYAFIAQYLQRLKEKREVTPDDEQQVAAAIDRLQKLLDYPVTALEISSSVDEDQVAEIFVRINSMGTPLNQADFILTLMSVFWDDGRAELEDFCRRAKIPPMDAQPSPFNYYLRPNPDQLLRVSVALGFRRAQLAYVYSLLRGKDLQTGQFSVEQRERQFQILQQAQAYTLNLTNWHEFFKALKRAGYPGDQLISSQLAVLYTYALWLIGKRDFGVDPYSLREVMARWFFMASLTGRYTSSPESRMEQDLALLRGAKTAADFVRILDQQIDAVLTRDYWEVTLPSELETAAPRNTGQSAYYAALCLLDAPVLYSPMKVKELLDPSTKAKKSALERHHLFPRHYLQRIGINDDRLINQVANYALVEWTDNIQISDRDPKEYVPRMEQRFSPAELRVMYDLHALPERWYDMDYHTFLSERRKRIADVIRRGFLQLKNVNESPIGCCP; from the coding sequence GTGGCGGATATCCTCTTCAAGAAGGTCGATTACACCCTGAAGAAACTGCTCGAAGACATCGCGATGGGTGAGATCGGTTTGCCCGATATCCAGCGGCCGTTCGTCTGGAACATGAGCAAAGTACGCGACCTCTTCGACTCCATGTATCGCGGCTATCCCATCGGCTATCTGCTCTTCTGGGAAAATGGCTATCCGGGGGAACATCGAGTCATCGGGGTAGACAGGAAGCAAAAAGTTCCTCGCCTGCTGATCGTGGATGGCCAGCAAAGACTGACCTCCTTATACGCCGTGATTAAAGCTGTACCAGTCGTTGATGAGAACTTTCGACGTGCCCGGATCCGTATTGCGTTCAACCCGTTGGAGGAGAAGTTTGAGGTGACGAACGTCGCTATTGAACGCGATGTTACCTGGATCGCCGATATCAGCGAATTGTGGAAGCCCGCCACAAGCACCTATGCGTTTATCGCACAATACCTCCAGCGGCTCAAAGAAAAGCGCGAGGTCACTCCTGACGATGAACAGCAGGTGGCTGCGGCTATCGACCGATTGCAAAAACTATTGGATTATCCTGTGACCGCTCTGGAGATCTCCTCCTCAGTCGACGAGGATCAGGTGGCAGAGATCTTTGTTCGCATCAACAGCATGGGGACGCCTCTCAACCAGGCAGACTTCATCCTCACCCTGATGTCTGTCTTCTGGGATGATGGACGTGCGGAACTCGAGGACTTCTGCCGACGGGCCAAAATACCACCTATGGACGCTCAGCCTTCACCGTTTAATTACTATCTGCGTCCTAATCCCGACCAATTGTTGCGTGTCAGTGTTGCTCTCGGGTTCCGGCGGGCACAGCTGGCGTACGTCTACTCGCTTCTACGCGGCAAAGACTTGCAGACGGGTCAATTTTCTGTGGAACAGCGTGAACGGCAATTTCAAATTCTTCAGCAAGCCCAAGCCTACACTCTCAACCTGACCAACTGGCACGAATTTTTTAAGGCATTGAAGCGGGCAGGATATCCCGGCGACCAGCTTATCTCTTCACAGTTGGCGGTACTGTACACCTATGCCTTGTGGCTGATTGGCAAACGCGACTTTGGGGTAGATCCATACTCCCTGCGCGAGGTGATGGCACGCTGGTTCTTCATGGCGTCTCTAACAGGGCGCTACACCTCATCGCCGGAATCTCGAATGGAGCAAGATCTCGCCCTTTTGCGCGGAGCGAAAACAGCAGCTGATTTTGTGAGAATTCTTGATCAGCAGATTGACGCCGTCCTGACGCGAGACTATTGGGAAGTCACCTTGCCCAGTGAACTGGAGACGGCTGCCCCGCGGAATACAGGTCAATCTGCCTATTACGCGGCGCTTTGTCTCCTGGATGCGCCAGTGCTGTATTCTCCAATGAAAGTAAAAGAACTTCTTGATCCGTCCACTAAGGCGAAGAAATCAGCGCTCGAGCGGCATCACCTCTTTCCTCGTCACTATTTGCAGCGCATCGGAATCAACGATGATCGTCTGATTAATCAGGTTGCAAACTATGCCCTCGTGGAGTGGACCGACAACATTCAGATCTCTGACCGCGATCCCAAGGAATACGTGCCTCGCATGGAGCAGCGCTTCTCCCCTGCAGAGCTTCGTGTGATGTACGACCTGCACGCGCTCCCAGAGCGGTGGTACGACATGGATTATCACACGTTCCTGTCAGAACGGCGGAAGCGCATTGCCGATGTCATACGTCGTGGATTCTTGCAGCTTAAAAATGTTAACGAATCCCCTATCGGCTGCTGCCCTTGA
- the tenA gene encoding thiaminase II, whose protein sequence is MRELLTTTLWHAITPIYGAILEHPFITGLTDGSLPEPSFRFYVVQDALYLQDFARAQALAAAKAPRDTWCELFAEHAKTSLVVERALHEAFFQHWGLSSEAVYRTPKMPANQAYTNYLLATAALGTFEEAIAALLPCYWIYWEVGKHLEATGSPNPLYQRWIETYASEEFGSIVQAVQTVMDEAAADLPESRRTVLIRHFRQTSIYEWQFWDDAYHRRTFPWLEQESEHR, encoded by the coding sequence ATGCGTGAACTACTCACCACAACGCTCTGGCATGCCATTACCCCGATTTACGGCGCCATTCTCGAGCACCCCTTCATCACCGGGCTCACTGATGGCTCCCTACCAGAACCAAGCTTCCGCTTCTACGTCGTGCAAGATGCCCTCTATCTCCAAGATTTCGCCCGAGCACAAGCACTCGCCGCAGCCAAAGCGCCACGAGACACCTGGTGCGAGTTATTTGCGGAGCATGCGAAAACGAGTCTCGTTGTTGAGCGAGCGCTCCATGAAGCATTTTTCCAGCATTGGGGACTTTCTTCCGAAGCAGTCTATCGCACCCCAAAGATGCCCGCAAACCAGGCATACACGAACTATCTCCTTGCCACCGCTGCACTCGGCACATTTGAAGAGGCAATCGCCGCCCTGCTGCCGTGTTACTGGATCTATTGGGAAGTCGGCAAGCACCTCGAAGCTACTGGCTCTCCCAATCCCCTCTATCAGCGTTGGATTGAGACGTATGCTTCCGAAGAGTTTGGCAGCATTGTCCAAGCGGTGCAGACAGTGATGGATGAAGCAGCGGCTGATTTACCAGAGAGCCGGCGAACTGTGCTGATTCGCCACTTTCGCCAGACGAGCATCTATGAATGGCAATTCTGGGACGATGCGTATCACCGGCGAACATTTCCCTGGCTGGAACAAGAAAGCGAGCACCGGTGA
- a CDS encoding ABC transporter substrate-binding protein: protein MTENALLRSKSARLTRRMLLRGATTLGLGMLLAACSNTGPTLTPGQNTADRGTTPSPARTPSPATQTTGQTSVSVALDWYPWSNHTGLLMAQEHGAFAQQGLDVRLEVPANPDDVLKLVATGRNTFGISYETDVLEARAQGLPVVSIAALVQHPLNSVMALKRSGITRPRDLVGKQVGYPGIPSDEALLATMLESDGAKLDQVQLVNVGYDLVAALLGHKVDAVIGAYWVHESILIEQQGEQVTVLKVEDWGVPDFYELVMVTSDDQVKQHADLVQRFVRAMIRGYQDAQANLQAAVDLLVKRYPDTNRSVEEVGIQRLAPLWTAGVPIFGWQEASRWQQYATWMKSRGLLSGQVDPNSAFTNQFVEAARTSA, encoded by the coding sequence ATGACCGAGAACGCTCTTCTCCGCTCGAAGTCAGCTCGCCTCACGCGTCGTATGCTCCTTCGCGGGGCAACCACCCTCGGGCTTGGGATGCTCCTTGCCGCCTGTAGCAACACTGGGCCGACTCTCACGCCAGGACAGAATACAGCTGACCGTGGAACAACACCATCACCTGCCCGAACCCCTTCTCCCGCGACACAAACAACAGGGCAGACGAGTGTTAGCGTCGCTCTGGACTGGTATCCCTGGTCAAACCACACCGGGCTCCTGATGGCCCAGGAGCATGGTGCGTTTGCGCAACAAGGACTGGATGTACGCCTTGAAGTCCCAGCTAACCCCGACGACGTGCTGAAGCTCGTTGCGACTGGACGCAATACCTTTGGCATTAGCTACGAGACAGACGTGTTGGAAGCACGGGCCCAGGGATTGCCCGTTGTCTCAATTGCAGCTCTTGTTCAGCACCCACTCAATTCTGTTATGGCACTCAAACGCTCAGGCATTACTCGGCCGCGTGACCTTGTGGGGAAACAAGTAGGATACCCCGGGATTCCGAGCGACGAGGCCTTGTTAGCGACGATGCTCGAGAGTGACGGCGCCAAACTTGATCAAGTGCAGCTCGTTAACGTGGGCTACGACTTGGTCGCTGCACTCCTTGGCCACAAGGTCGATGCCGTCATCGGCGCCTACTGGGTGCATGAATCAATCCTGATTGAGCAACAGGGCGAGCAAGTAACAGTGCTGAAGGTTGAAGATTGGGGGGTGCCGGATTTCTACGAACTCGTTATGGTTACAAGCGATGACCAGGTCAAGCAACACGCTGATCTTGTGCAACGCTTTGTCCGCGCAATGATCCGTGGCTACCAAGATGCCCAAGCGAACTTACAGGCTGCCGTCGACCTTCTCGTCAAACGCTACCCCGACACGAACCGGAGTGTTGAAGAAGTTGGCATTCAGCGCTTGGCTCCGCTCTGGACAGCTGGAGTGCCCATTTTTGGATGGCAAGAAGCGAGCCGATGGCAACAGTACGCCACCTGGATGAAATCGCGAGGGCTCTTATCCGGCCAAGTTGACCCGAATAGCGCATTCACGAATCAGTTCGTTGAGGCCGCCCGTACCAGTGCATAA
- a CDS encoding ABC transporter permease — translation MFQPFGHERQPHGPLVVPVLGVLSGLLIWELAVRLAHLPRWFLPAPSAIVQAFVRDRALLWRHTAVTLEEVLVGLALSLVLGLALALAIAASPTLERTLYPAIVASQAIPVIALAPLLLIWLGYGLSPKVVVVVLTCFFPITVNTADGLRNVDPELVDLVRSMGGRGWHVFRIVRLPGALPSFFSGLRVAAAVSVIGALIGEWVGSSAGLGYLMIRSASQFLTDRVFAAVVIAAVLSIGLFWLIGWVERITLRWRQLPRSERPAAAR, via the coding sequence ATGTTCCAGCCGTTCGGTCATGAAAGGCAGCCGCATGGACCACTTGTTGTACCCGTATTGGGAGTGCTCAGCGGACTTCTTATCTGGGAGTTAGCCGTGCGGTTGGCGCATCTCCCACGGTGGTTCCTGCCAGCTCCAAGTGCGATTGTCCAAGCATTTGTTCGTGACCGAGCACTTCTCTGGCGACACACTGCTGTCACCCTAGAGGAAGTCCTTGTTGGTCTTGCACTCTCACTCGTCCTTGGCCTGGCACTCGCGTTGGCGATCGCTGCTTCCCCAACACTGGAACGCACACTGTATCCAGCCATTGTCGCCTCACAAGCAATACCGGTAATTGCTCTTGCACCGTTATTGCTGATCTGGCTGGGATATGGCCTGAGTCCAAAGGTCGTGGTCGTCGTGCTTACCTGCTTTTTCCCGATCACGGTCAATACCGCCGACGGTCTGCGAAACGTCGATCCGGAACTTGTCGATTTAGTGCGCAGCATGGGAGGACGTGGCTGGCACGTGTTCCGCATCGTTCGCTTACCTGGAGCGTTACCAAGCTTCTTTTCAGGGCTACGCGTTGCCGCTGCAGTGAGTGTCATCGGAGCTCTGATCGGCGAATGGGTGGGATCCTCAGCTGGTCTGGGATACCTGATGATTCGTTCAGCCTCACAGTTTCTGACTGATCGCGTCTTTGCCGCAGTTGTGATTGCAGCTGTGCTGAGTATTGGGCTGTTCTGGCTTATTGGCTGGGTCGAACGCATCACGCTGCGCTGGCGTCAGCTGCCACGCAGCGAGCGTCCAGCTGCAGCACGATAG
- a CDS encoding ABC transporter ATP-binding protein: MPFWRIEIRNVSKTFSHAGQQLLVLDTVSLQVRDREFVSVIGPSGCGKSTLLNIIAGLEEPSSGEVWLDGSPAPERLGRVAYMHQRDLLLPWRTVLDNVVLGLEIAGVPRAQARERARGWLVRFGLEGFADVYPAALSGGMRQRAAFLRTLLTERPVLLLDEPFGALDALTRAEMQEWLLALWGDVGRTVLFVTHDVEEAILLADRVLVMSQRPGRILREYSVPLPRPRTYQHVTDPAFVALKAELLATLRAERVKGQDNVPAVRS, translated from the coding sequence ATGCCGTTCTGGCGAATTGAGATACGGAACGTGAGTAAGACCTTTTCGCACGCTGGTCAGCAACTGCTCGTGCTTGACACCGTGTCCTTGCAGGTGCGTGACCGCGAATTTGTGAGTGTCATTGGACCAAGCGGTTGCGGCAAGAGCACCCTACTCAACATTATTGCAGGGTTAGAGGAGCCATCCAGCGGCGAAGTGTGGCTTGATGGATCACCAGCACCTGAACGACTCGGGCGAGTTGCGTATATGCACCAGCGCGACCTCCTGCTCCCCTGGCGTACGGTGCTTGATAACGTGGTGCTTGGACTCGAGATCGCGGGCGTACCACGTGCTCAAGCACGGGAGCGTGCGCGAGGGTGGCTTGTACGCTTCGGCCTCGAAGGATTCGCCGACGTCTATCCGGCAGCGCTCTCGGGTGGCATGCGTCAGCGCGCAGCCTTCCTCCGCACGCTCTTGACTGAGCGACCAGTCCTCTTGCTCGATGAACCCTTTGGAGCACTCGACGCGCTCACACGGGCTGAAATGCAAGAGTGGCTGTTGGCGTTGTGGGGCGATGTCGGCCGCACAGTACTGTTTGTGACCCACGATGTCGAGGAAGCGATCCTGCTCGCAGATCGTGTCCTCGTCATGAGCCAACGTCCTGGCCGCATTCTCCGTGAGTATTCCGTTCCACTGCCACGTCCACGAACCTACCAGCATGTGACAGATCCGGCGTTCGTCGCACTGAAAGCGGAACTGCTCGCAACATTGCGAGCTGAGCGCGTGAAAGGCCAAGACAATGTTCCAGCCGTTCGGTCATGA
- a CDS encoding acetylornithine deacetylase, producing the protein MTPDTAALHAALTQRQDALLKLAQRLLAFPTPNPPGRNTAEAQAFLADFLRQLGCTVEQFDVYPGDPDVIGVLPGKQRQAACSLLINGHIDVAEVGDPARWSVPPFAGTLRDGRLYGRGAADMKGGLAAALFALQVIREQGIALAGDVIIESVVGEEQGEPGTRRCIERGYRADFAIVPEPTELSIVGQGGVITGWIEIISPETLHDGMRARTIHAGGGVLGANAIEKMVLVIEALERLERHWAVVKQYPGFPPGSTTINPAVIEGGRHPAFLADRCALWITVHFYPNEQWQDVVAEIESYVLAAAQSDPWLRLHPPRFRWGGESMLVDRGELFPAAPLPLHHPGLLTLRQAHAQIWGNEPATGMWPSVSDAGWLADAGIPTVVYGPGSLAQAHTVDEWVSVEALLGFSHVLAEFIVRWCNRPKEAM; encoded by the coding sequence ATGACGCCTGACACGGCTGCGCTGCATGCTGCGCTCACCCAGCGGCAGGATGCATTGCTAAAGCTGGCCCAGCGCCTTCTGGCTTTTCCTACGCCAAATCCGCCGGGAAGGAATACTGCCGAAGCCCAGGCGTTTCTCGCTGATTTCCTTCGCCAACTTGGCTGCACGGTTGAGCAATTCGATGTTTATCCAGGCGATCCCGACGTCATCGGCGTCTTGCCTGGCAAGCAGCGCCAAGCAGCCTGCTCGCTTCTGATCAATGGTCATATTGATGTCGCAGAAGTTGGCGACCCGGCTCGCTGGAGTGTGCCGCCTTTTGCTGGAACACTCCGCGATGGACGGCTTTATGGTCGAGGCGCAGCGGACATGAAAGGCGGACTTGCTGCTGCGCTCTTTGCGCTTCAGGTGATCCGCGAACAGGGCATCGCGCTCGCCGGAGACGTCATCATCGAGTCAGTTGTCGGGGAAGAACAAGGAGAGCCTGGCACTCGCCGTTGTATCGAACGCGGCTATCGTGCCGATTTCGCTATTGTACCGGAACCAACGGAACTCTCGATCGTTGGTCAAGGCGGCGTGATCACCGGGTGGATTGAGATCATCAGCCCAGAGACGCTCCATGACGGCATGCGAGCTCGCACCATCCACGCTGGTGGCGGCGTTCTTGGAGCAAACGCGATCGAGAAGATGGTCTTGGTCATTGAGGCGCTGGAGCGCCTGGAGCGCCATTGGGCCGTTGTGAAGCAATACCCAGGCTTCCCGCCAGGTTCGACGACGATCAACCCAGCAGTTATTGAAGGTGGGCGACATCCGGCCTTTCTTGCTGATCGTTGTGCACTCTGGATCACCGTGCACTTCTATCCCAATGAACAATGGCAGGATGTGGTTGCCGAGATCGAGTCATACGTGCTCGCAGCAGCCCAGTCGGACCCCTGGCTTCGACTGCACCCGCCCCGCTTCCGTTGGGGCGGCGAGTCAATGCTGGTTGACCGTGGAGAACTCTTTCCTGCGGCCCCACTTCCGCTCCACCACCCCGGCTTGCTCACACTGCGCCAGGCACATGCACAGATCTGGGGAAACGAGCCAGCCACTGGGATGTGGCCCTCGGTCTCTGACGCTGGCTGGCTCGCAGACGCTGGCATCCCAACCGTGGTGTACGGTCCGGGAAGCCTCGCCCAAGCGCATACCGTTGACGAATGGGTCAGTGTCGAAGCGCTGCTGGGTTTCAGCCATGTGCTAGCTGAGTTCATTGTCCGCTGGTGCAATCGCCCGAAGGAGGCCATGTGA
- a CDS encoding TetR/AcrR family transcriptional regulator has translation MTRLDDGRIQHILEVAGRLFAHYGYDKTTMDDIAREAGIAKGTLYLYWPSKEALFETLLFQTLRQVNADFLARVEADPQGGTIGAIVRHGMAASFANPFVRALLTTQGRVLGNYLRRASPRITQWQWQLDSVLVAQLQQAGVIRADLSPELATYLLSLISLGMMSAAEYYPSAVVPPPTVLVDALADIVQRAFAPPDGGDSEAGKRVLRAYLQEVDAVMTAYSMERMRKEPDYGAAETTSD, from the coding sequence TTGACACGACTCGATGACGGGCGAATCCAGCACATTCTTGAGGTGGCGGGCCGTCTCTTTGCGCATTATGGCTATGACAAGACCACGATGGACGACATTGCGCGCGAGGCTGGCATCGCAAAAGGCACGCTCTATCTGTACTGGCCGAGTAAAGAGGCGCTCTTTGAAACGCTGCTGTTTCAAACGCTGCGCCAGGTAAATGCCGACTTCCTGGCCCGGGTGGAAGCTGACCCCCAGGGTGGCACGATTGGCGCGATTGTTCGGCATGGTATGGCTGCCTCGTTTGCCAATCCTTTTGTGCGGGCACTGCTTACAACCCAGGGGAGAGTCCTGGGTAACTACTTGCGTCGGGCAAGCCCGCGAATAACGCAGTGGCAGTGGCAGCTTGACTCGGTGCTGGTTGCGCAGCTTCAGCAGGCAGGCGTAATTCGTGCTGATCTCTCCCCGGAGCTTGCAACCTACCTGCTCTCGCTGATCTCTCTGGGCATGATGAGTGCTGCCGAATATTACCCGTCAGCTGTCGTTCCACCGCCCACAGTGCTTGTTGATGCTCTTGCCGATATCGTGCAGCGTGCATTTGCTCCTCCGGATGGCGGTGACTCTGAAGCCGGCAAACGTGTGTTGCGTGCTTATCTCCAGGAAGTTGATGCCGTCATGACGGCGTACAGCATGGAGCGAATGCGAAAGGAGCCTGACTATGGAGCAGCAGAGACCACTTCAGACTGA